AATTTTCTGTCGGAGTATGAGCGTCGATGGAAAAAGAAGGTGGGCTTCGACATGATGACGATGAAACGTCTGAGGCTTATGCTTAACGGTTTCTCAGACAAGCAACTTGACCAATTTATAGCTCTTTGTATGCGGTTGAGGTTAGATGAAAGCTTGAAAAACGTAAGGGATATTGACTTTCAAGGTACTTCACTAATTCGTATAGCTAAGAGTCCAAGAATTTTGGCGGCAACGTTATATTTCTTAATAGCTTCGTTCCTCTAAACACATCTATAAAGTTCTTTAACCTCGAACACAACTGAACACAGAGCGTGTATTGGATGTCGCAAGAGGAGTTCAAGTACAAACAGGTAATAGCAGTACGAACAGATTTGAAGATGAGCAAAGGAAAGCTTGCCGCACAAGTTGGCCATGCAGCGGTTTCCGCCTCGGAAGAGGCTAAAAAGAAGCACCCAGAATGGTGGCAAGCATGGCTGAAAGAAGGACAATGCAAAGTAGCTGTAAAAGTAAAAAACCTAGCCGAACTATTAGAGCTTCAAAAAGAAGCATCACAGATGAAGCTTCCCTACAGCCTCATTACAGACCGAGGCTTAACACAGTTGCCGCCAAGTACTGTAACGTGCCTAGGTATAGGTCCAGCGCCTAGCATACAAATTGACAAAATAACTGGGAAATTACCGCTTCTTTGAGCAGGGCTAATCTTGAGAGTTGCATCTATTGAAAAGCAGTTAGGCATTGAAACTTTTGTCACTAAAACTCGTGGTGTAGGTGGCGTAATACGGCAAAAACCCGAAGACTTTAGGGTTGAAGAGGCTCTTCTTGATGGATTAAAAGCAGAATTGGAGCCAAAATTACCTTCCCAATTGACAGGTGAAGGACGTTACCTGATTTGTTTGCTTGTCAAACGAAACTGGGATACGTTGCTGGCTGC
This window of the Candidatus Bathyarchaeota archaeon genome carries:
- the pth2 gene encoding peptidyl-tRNA hydrolase Pth2, whose translation is MSQEEFKYKQVIAVRTDLKMSKGKLAAQVGHAAVSASEEAKKKHPEWWQAWLKEGQCKVAVKVKNLAELLELQKEASQMKLPYSLITDRGLTQLPPSTVTCLGIGPAPSIQIDKITGKLPLL